A DNA window from Pontimonas salivibrio contains the following coding sequences:
- a CDS encoding ABC transporter ATP-binding protein: MIEYRRVHKTFPGGNVAVRDFSLTIPSGSLTVLVGSSGCGKTTLLRMVNRMVEPDSGSVLIDDEDVRQRDPVTLRRSVGYVMQSGGLLPHKSVIDNIQTVSRLVGTPKAQSRERAEELMELVGLDPSLATRYPQQLSGGQQQRVGVARALAVDPNILLMDEPFGAVDPVVRRDLQRELLDLQARLSKTVVFVTHDIDEAFLVADQMVILREGAEVAQQGTPEDILSSPADDFVASFIGHTTAARRLERSGTHPDVVVDTEGRIQGRLDR; encoded by the coding sequence ATGATTGAGTATCGACGCGTGCACAAAACATTTCCGGGAGGAAATGTTGCCGTTCGGGATTTCTCCCTGACGATTCCTAGTGGATCACTCACCGTGTTGGTCGGCTCTAGTGGGTGTGGGAAGACGACACTGCTTCGAATGGTCAACCGCATGGTCGAACCCGATTCCGGTAGCGTCCTCATCGACGACGAGGATGTGCGCCAGCGCGATCCGGTAACCCTGCGCCGCTCCGTGGGCTACGTCATGCAAAGTGGTGGTCTCCTTCCCCACAAGAGCGTGATCGACAACATTCAAACGGTCTCTCGCTTGGTGGGCACACCCAAAGCGCAATCCCGCGAACGCGCGGAGGAACTCATGGAGTTGGTGGGGCTCGACCCTTCGTTAGCCACGCGATACCCCCAACAGCTCTCTGGCGGCCAGCAGCAACGGGTGGGCGTTGCGCGAGCTCTCGCGGTCGACCCCAACATTTTGTTGATGGACGAGCCATTTGGTGCCGTCGACCCCGTGGTGCGAAGAGATCTTCAACGGGAATTACTCGACCTCCAAGCCAGGCTGTCGAAAACCGTGGTGTTTGTCACTCACGACATTGATGAAGCGTTTCTTGTCGCCGACCAGATGGTCATCCTTCGAGAGGGTGCCGAAGTCGCCCAACAAGGAACCCCGGAAGACATCCTCAGTAGCCCCGCAGACGACTTTGTGGCCTCCTTCATTGGGCACACAACCGCCGCGCGTCGACTGGAGCGCAGCGGCACCCACCCAGATGTCGTGGTCGACACCGAGGGGCGCATTCAAGGGCGCCTTGACCGTTAG
- a CDS encoding ABC transporter permease, which translates to MNWVWDNTDAIVRLTVEHIWLSAIPIVLGGLLSLPIGWLAHRFTRLRGLILSVVGILYTIPSLALFVLIPPLFGLPFLSPLNVLIALVVYAVAIMSRNAADAFSSIDPAALRAATAVGYGPWQRFFQVELPLAGPVLVAGLRVVAVSTVSLVTVGVLVGVQSLGYFFTDGFQRRIEAEILTGIVMTVFVAALFDAALVLAGRLGMPWARLAMARAGQAVS; encoded by the coding sequence GTGAACTGGGTGTGGGATAACACTGACGCGATTGTGCGTCTCACAGTCGAGCACATTTGGCTCTCCGCAATCCCCATCGTCCTAGGGGGCCTTTTGTCGCTGCCCATCGGCTGGCTGGCCCATCGATTTACTCGCCTGCGTGGGCTGATTCTCTCCGTGGTCGGAATTTTGTACACAATCCCTTCTCTTGCGCTGTTTGTGCTGATCCCACCCCTTTTCGGGTTGCCCTTTCTCTCACCGTTGAACGTGCTCATTGCGTTGGTTGTCTACGCGGTGGCGATTATGTCGAGAAACGCAGCCGACGCGTTTTCGAGTATCGACCCGGCAGCCCTCCGTGCTGCGACCGCTGTCGGGTATGGGCCCTGGCAGCGTTTTTTCCAGGTTGAACTTCCCCTCGCCGGGCCCGTGCTTGTCGCCGGGTTGCGCGTTGTGGCGGTCAGTACTGTGTCTTTGGTCACGGTGGGAGTGCTGGTGGGCGTTCAAAGCCTCGGCTATTTCTTTACTGATGGTTTTCAGAGGCGAATTGAAGCGGAAATTCTCACCGGAATTGTGATGACTGTGTTCGTGGCTGCCCTGTTTGATGCCGCACTCGTCCTGGCCGGGCGCTTAGGCATGCCCTGGGCACGGCTCGCCATGGCCCGAGCCGGCCAGGCGGTGAGCTAA
- a CDS encoding ABC transporter permease — translation MDIFQQAILWLGDPENWVGSGSIPNRTLEHLSYTAVAVAIAAAIAVPLGYYIGHTGRGRVLAVGTAGAARALPTFGLMLYLVLVFGVSERATAATVSLVLLAIPPLLAGAYAGVDQINRSTIDAAKAQGMTDWQILTRVEIPLSLPLLIGGLRGATLQVVATVTLIAYVGLGGLGYEIIQGIPLRRLDQMVGAALLIIVLALVIDGLLALLTRLATPQGVTTGRGVDVRARQKTR, via the coding sequence ATGGATATCTTCCAACAAGCCATTCTGTGGCTGGGTGACCCAGAAAACTGGGTCGGTTCGGGCTCGATACCCAATCGCACCCTCGAACACCTCTCCTACACCGCGGTTGCGGTGGCGATTGCCGCGGCGATTGCCGTTCCGCTGGGTTACTACATCGGTCACACCGGTCGTGGACGGGTACTCGCTGTAGGGACTGCGGGGGCTGCCCGGGCGCTACCCACTTTCGGTCTGATGCTCTACCTGGTGTTGGTCTTTGGGGTGTCCGAGCGAGCCACCGCCGCGACCGTCTCACTGGTCCTGCTGGCCATCCCACCTCTCCTCGCCGGTGCGTATGCGGGTGTTGACCAAATTAATCGGTCCACCATCGATGCGGCGAAAGCCCAAGGGATGACCGACTGGCAGATTCTCACAAGAGTCGAAATACCCCTGTCGCTCCCGCTTCTCATCGGCGGACTACGTGGAGCAACACTTCAGGTGGTGGCCACCGTCACGCTCATTGCGTATGTGGGTCTTGGCGGACTTGGCTACGAAATTATCCAAGGCATTCCCCTTCGACGCCTCGATCAAATGGTGGGAGCAGCGTTGCTCATCATCGTCCTCGCGCTCGTCATCGACGGGCTCCTTGCACTCCTCACCCGACTCGCCACCCCGCAAGGGGTGACTACAGGTCGAGGTGTTGATGTCCGGGCACGCCAGAAAACGCGGTGA
- a CDS encoding ABC transporter substrate-binding protein → MTLRRKTLLMGGLVATAGLLVGCAAGAPEEEPVDTGAETESQDESMADDTMDQMELGTIVVGSQAYYSNEIVAEVYSQALEAAGYTVERNYQIGQREAYLPALEAGEVQLFPEYTGNLLQYYSADATATQADEVYTALQGALPPGLVALSMSPATDQDSYNVTAEFAEANGLVEIGDLAGISPLVLGGAPELEERPYGPSGLLETYGVEVEFSATGEVTLEALLSGEVQVANIYTGNPAIARDNLVTLADPEGLFLSSNVVPIAARDVAEGIAPVINPISEAMTAGDLVAMNLQATAEEMSSADIASEWLAANGF, encoded by the coding sequence ATGACACTACGACGTAAAACACTCCTGATGGGTGGCCTGGTGGCAACCGCCGGTCTCCTGGTGGGCTGTGCCGCTGGTGCCCCGGAAGAGGAACCAGTAGACACTGGTGCCGAAACTGAGTCCCAGGACGAAAGCATGGCCGACGACACGATGGACCAAATGGAACTGGGCACCATCGTGGTGGGCTCACAGGCCTACTACTCCAACGAAATTGTGGCCGAGGTGTACTCCCAAGCGTTGGAAGCTGCCGGATATACCGTGGAGCGCAACTATCAAATCGGCCAGCGCGAGGCGTACCTCCCCGCGCTTGAAGCAGGCGAAGTGCAGCTGTTCCCCGAGTACACCGGCAACCTGTTGCAGTACTACTCGGCTGACGCAACGGCAACCCAAGCCGACGAGGTGTACACCGCGTTGCAGGGAGCCCTACCCCCAGGCCTGGTGGCGCTGTCGATGTCTCCGGCAACCGACCAAGATTCCTACAACGTCACCGCCGAATTTGCTGAAGCGAACGGTCTTGTGGAAATCGGTGACCTTGCGGGAATTAGCCCACTCGTTCTCGGTGGTGCTCCTGAGCTTGAAGAGCGCCCCTACGGTCCCAGCGGCCTGCTGGAAACCTACGGCGTTGAGGTCGAGTTCAGTGCCACCGGTGAAGTGACACTGGAGGCGTTGCTCTCGGGCGAAGTTCAGGTCGCAAATATTTACACCGGAAACCCGGCCATCGCACGCGACAACCTGGTGACCTTGGCCGACCCAGAGGGGTTATTCCTTTCGTCAAACGTGGTTCCCATCGCGGCGAGGGATGTGGCTGAGGGCATTGCGCCAGTGATCAACCCGATCAGTGAAGCAATGACCGCTGGTGATTTAGTGGCCATGAACCTTCAGGCAACCGCAGAGGAGATGTCCTCAGCAGACATCGCTTCGGAGTGGTTAGCTGCCAACGGCTTCTAA
- a CDS encoding DedA family protein, with amino-acid sequence MNEAIDSFLSFIQDMDPVLRTVLAGVAIMLETSVLVGLIVPGDTVVLVASTGVEGVLEYLSLAVVIIVGALVGESIGFAIGRYFGPKLREGKLGHRLGPERLAKADRFVDRRGGIAVFISRFLPVFHSVVPMVAGMSTMRYRRFMAWTAPACTLWAFIYVSVGAGAAGTYRELKDQFDWAGWVFIGIFVVFSALLWVVKHFLMRFTDRSTREDTAETPESSVESQN; translated from the coding sequence ATGAATGAAGCCATCGATAGCTTCCTGAGCTTTATCCAGGACATGGATCCGGTGCTTCGGACAGTTCTTGCTGGCGTGGCAATCATGTTGGAAACCAGTGTCCTCGTCGGCCTCATTGTGCCCGGGGACACCGTTGTTCTGGTGGCCTCGACTGGAGTCGAAGGCGTTTTGGAATACCTGTCACTCGCCGTGGTGATCATCGTGGGTGCTCTGGTGGGCGAGTCGATTGGTTTCGCCATTGGGCGCTACTTCGGGCCCAAACTGCGTGAGGGAAAGCTGGGGCACAGGCTGGGACCCGAACGCCTCGCGAAAGCGGATCGCTTTGTCGACCGTCGAGGCGGGATTGCGGTTTTTATTTCCCGCTTCCTTCCCGTGTTTCACTCCGTCGTACCCATGGTTGCCGGGATGTCGACAATGCGTTACCGGCGTTTCATGGCGTGGACAGCGCCAGCCTGCACCCTGTGGGCCTTTATTTATGTGTCGGTCGGAGCGGGGGCTGCGGGAACCTACCGGGAATTAAAAGACCAGTTCGATTGGGCAGGCTGGGTCTTCATTGGAATTTTTGTGGTGTTCTCGGCTCTTCTCTGGGTCGTGAAACATTTCCTGATGCGCTTCACTGACCGGTCCACCAGGGAAGATACTGCGGAGACGCCCGAGAGTTCCGTAGAGTCCCAGAACTAA
- a CDS encoding cytochrome ubiquinol oxidase subunit I, with protein MEWLDPLVLARWQFGLTTLYHFLFVPLTIGMALLVAIMQSAWFVTGKLKWLHLTRLFGRIFLINFAMGVVTGIVQEFQFGMNWSDYSKFVGDVFGAPLAMEGLLAFFLEATFIGLWIFGWDKLSPRLHLLSIWMTWFSTILSAYFILAANAFMQNPVGFRINEEAGRAELADIGAVLTNPVVLASFPHTLFASVMFAAVVVVAVAAWHLSRGQHYEEMRTALKFGGWTNIVAFAGVAASGDALSLIMVQTQPMKMAAAEALYETTSAASFSIFSLGTPDGTEETFSIRIPYLLSILSTHDPMGTVEGINDLQAQYELAYGPGDYLPIIWLAYWSFRWMIGLGALAALISAVGLWMTRKGREPKPWAWKVAIWAAPLPLLASLVGWLFTEMARQPWIVFGLMLTEDGVSPTVTGLEVLISLVAFTLVYGILAVVEFKLIVKAAQEGPHSWDHTVDPKDIDSAKLATVY; from the coding sequence ATGGAGTGGCTTGATCCCCTCGTGTTGGCCCGGTGGCAGTTTGGTTTAACCACCCTGTACCACTTCCTGTTTGTGCCCCTCACTATTGGGATGGCGCTACTGGTGGCAATCATGCAGTCTGCGTGGTTTGTCACCGGCAAACTCAAATGGCTGCACCTCACACGCCTATTCGGACGGATCTTCCTGATCAACTTTGCGATGGGTGTAGTCACCGGAATCGTTCAGGAATTCCAATTCGGAATGAACTGGTCGGACTATTCCAAGTTTGTCGGTGACGTCTTCGGGGCCCCACTCGCTATGGAAGGGCTCCTGGCATTCTTCCTCGAGGCAACGTTTATTGGCCTATGGATTTTTGGTTGGGACAAACTCTCGCCGCGACTGCACCTGCTGAGTATCTGGATGACCTGGTTCTCGACCATCCTCTCGGCGTATTTCATCCTGGCCGCGAACGCGTTCATGCAAAACCCGGTGGGATTCCGCATTAATGAGGAAGCGGGGCGAGCGGAACTTGCCGACATTGGCGCGGTGTTAACCAACCCCGTGGTCTTAGCCTCGTTCCCGCACACACTGTTCGCCTCGGTGATGTTTGCGGCAGTAGTTGTTGTGGCGGTAGCCGCATGGCACCTCTCCAGAGGCCAGCACTACGAAGAAATGCGCACCGCGTTGAAATTTGGTGGCTGGACCAACATTGTCGCCTTCGCGGGAGTCGCAGCCAGTGGTGACGCATTGAGCCTGATCATGGTTCAAACACAGCCAATGAAAATGGCTGCCGCGGAAGCCCTCTACGAAACCACATCGGCTGCGAGCTTTTCGATCTTCTCGCTGGGAACGCCGGACGGCACGGAAGAAACTTTCTCGATACGTATTCCCTACCTGCTGTCCATACTTTCCACCCACGACCCCATGGGCACCGTGGAAGGAATTAATGACCTGCAGGCACAGTACGAGTTGGCGTACGGTCCAGGCGACTACCTGCCCATTATCTGGCTGGCCTACTGGAGCTTCCGCTGGATGATTGGCCTTGGCGCCCTTGCTGCGTTGATTTCGGCGGTGGGACTGTGGATGACCCGTAAGGGTCGCGAACCCAAGCCGTGGGCATGGAAAGTCGCGATCTGGGCTGCTCCACTGCCACTGCTCGCGAGTCTCGTGGGGTGGTTGTTCACCGAAATGGCTCGCCAACCGTGGATTGTGTTCGGTTTGATGCTCACCGAAGACGGAGTGTCACCCACGGTCACAGGCCTCGAGGTACTGATCTCTTTGGTGGCGTTCACTCTGGTCTACGGCATCCTCGCCGTCGTCGAATTCAAACTGATTGTGAAAGCGGCGCAAGAGGGTCCACACAGTTGGGACCACACAGTGGACCCCAAAGATATCGACTCCGCAAAACTGGCAACGGTTTATTAG
- the cydB gene encoding cytochrome d ubiquinol oxidase subunit II — protein sequence MDLAYVWFLIVGFLFVGYFVLDGFDFGVGMSLPFIGKDNTDRRVLINTIGPVWDLNETWLIVAGAALFAAFPIWYGTLFSGFYLALLVILLALIVRGVSFEYRHQGKGEQWTNWFDWMIVVGSALPALLWGVAFANIIQGVPIDETGNYAGTFFTLLNPYGLLGGLTTLMLFFTHGVIFVTLKTDGELKARAKALVTRSTGITVAVAASFLLWTAWQHRDIDHLPVLLGLSAAAAVFLIAAWVLNMVGREGWAFTTMALTIVFAVGAILAALYPNVMPSSIDPAYSLTIENASSTEYTLTVMTWIALFSLPLVMAYQGWTYWVFRKRVTRDSIPVGASH from the coding sequence ATGGATCTCGCATATGTCTGGTTTCTCATCGTCGGATTCCTCTTCGTGGGCTACTTTGTCCTCGACGGGTTCGACTTCGGGGTCGGAATGTCGCTGCCATTTATTGGCAAAGACAACACCGACCGCCGAGTACTCATCAACACCATTGGGCCGGTCTGGGACTTAAACGAAACCTGGCTAATCGTTGCCGGGGCGGCCTTGTTCGCCGCATTCCCCATTTGGTACGGAACCCTCTTCAGCGGTTTCTATCTCGCACTACTGGTCATCTTGTTGGCGCTGATTGTCAGGGGAGTCTCCTTCGAATATCGCCATCAAGGTAAAGGCGAACAGTGGACGAACTGGTTCGACTGGATGATCGTTGTGGGCTCCGCCCTGCCCGCACTGCTCTGGGGTGTCGCTTTTGCCAACATCATCCAGGGAGTACCCATCGATGAGACCGGCAACTACGCCGGAACCTTCTTCACCTTGCTCAATCCCTACGGACTGCTGGGCGGGCTGACCACCTTGATGCTGTTTTTCACGCACGGGGTCATCTTCGTCACACTCAAAACAGACGGGGAGCTGAAGGCGCGAGCAAAAGCCTTGGTCACCCGATCCACGGGGATTACTGTCGCCGTTGCCGCCAGCTTTCTACTGTGGACCGCGTGGCAACACCGCGACATCGATCACCTCCCGGTATTGCTGGGTCTTTCGGCAGCCGCGGCGGTGTTCCTCATTGCGGCGTGGGTGTTGAACATGGTGGGACGCGAAGGCTGGGCCTTCACCACAATGGCACTCACGATTGTTTTCGCGGTCGGAGCGATTCTCGCCGCGTTGTATCCCAATGTGATGCCCTCGAGCATCGACCCGGCCTACTCGCTCACAATCGAAAACGCGTCAAGCACGGAATACACTCTCACCGTAATGACCTGGATTGCGCTGTTCTCATTGCCCTTGGTAATGGCCTATCAAGGTTGGACCTATTGGGTGTTTAGAAAACGTGTCACCCGGGATTCCATTCCTGTGGGAGCGAGTCACTGA
- the cydD gene encoding thiol reductant ABC exporter subunit CydD gives MVALAVVALIHTLSIAAFSLSIALVIAGVIDGAPWSDIRILVIFFLIAVLVRAATLVALDAISDRGGSRVKSQLRARALMALRELGPSYMERRASSDITNLLARGIDVLDMYFGRYLPQLILTAIQTPLLLIILWTTDLPTGIAITLALPVIPIFMVLIGWATQAVQKRQWEGMQLLSRGFMDLLEGLSTLKIFGRQWRQVAKIRDMTSRFRQRTMAVLRVSFLSSFVLELAASFSVAIVAVSVGIRLVDGGIPLWLGLFVLILVPEVYLPLRAVGAQFHNAAEGVAAAEDLFEIFEATPESLPPQQLATPPARTAPALDSRTAAPPPGGIHQPIKTLELVDFQATRGGRAVHEPLTVTMRAGQVTLLEGPSGAGKTSIVQALLGFAPAHGQVMRNGTVVELPTLREDIAWAPQQPSLLAGSVASNITLGSPAPNRTLLSDVLERVGLERIDPEMSLGVNGSGLSGGQAQRVALARALYRQAERSASLVLLDEVTSAVDSDTEEVVWDAIAGLAKAGVLCLVVSHRLRAGQRADHTVSIVPTGLTEVNR, from the coding sequence GTGGTCGCCCTCGCTGTGGTCGCCCTCATCCACACACTCTCCATTGCGGCTTTTTCCCTGAGCATTGCGCTCGTCATTGCCGGCGTGATCGATGGCGCGCCCTGGTCGGACATTCGCATATTGGTCATCTTTTTCTTGATCGCCGTATTGGTCCGCGCAGCCACCCTGGTGGCATTAGACGCCATTTCTGACCGGGGTGGATCGCGCGTGAAATCACAACTTCGGGCCCGAGCGCTGATGGCATTGCGCGAACTTGGCCCCTCCTACATGGAGCGCCGAGCCAGTAGTGACATCACCAACCTGTTGGCACGAGGCATTGATGTACTTGATATGTATTTCGGGCGCTACCTGCCGCAACTGATCCTCACCGCCATCCAGACACCCCTGCTCCTGATCATCCTCTGGACAACCGATTTGCCGACCGGAATCGCGATCACCCTTGCCCTGCCGGTGATTCCCATTTTCATGGTGCTCATTGGGTGGGCCACTCAAGCAGTCCAAAAGCGGCAATGGGAAGGTATGCAGCTACTCTCCCGCGGCTTTATGGACCTCCTGGAGGGCCTGTCGACCCTGAAAATTTTTGGTCGCCAATGGCGCCAAGTGGCCAAAATTCGCGACATGACGAGCCGCTTTCGACAGCGAACAATGGCGGTCTTGAGGGTTAGTTTCCTGTCGTCCTTTGTGCTCGAATTGGCGGCCAGTTTCTCGGTCGCCATCGTTGCCGTCTCGGTAGGAATCCGATTGGTCGATGGCGGAATCCCGCTCTGGCTGGGTCTGTTCGTTCTCATCCTCGTGCCGGAAGTGTATTTGCCCCTGCGGGCAGTGGGAGCACAGTTTCATAACGCCGCTGAAGGCGTTGCGGCCGCCGAAGACCTTTTTGAGATTTTCGAAGCGACCCCGGAATCACTCCCGCCTCAGCAATTGGCGACCCCTCCGGCTAGGACCGCACCCGCCTTGGACTCGCGAACTGCTGCACCGCCCCCTGGTGGCATACACCAGCCCATCAAGACCTTGGAGTTGGTTGATTTTCAGGCCACCCGCGGGGGACGGGCCGTCCATGAACCTCTCACCGTCACCATGCGGGCAGGTCAGGTGACCCTCCTTGAGGGGCCAAGTGGCGCAGGCAAAACCAGCATCGTTCAGGCACTGCTCGGCTTCGCACCCGCACACGGACAGGTGATGCGTAATGGCACTGTGGTTGAACTCCCCACATTGCGCGAGGACATTGCCTGGGCGCCCCAGCAACCGTCTTTGCTTGCCGGGAGTGTCGCCAGCAATATCACCCTCGGTTCACCTGCGCCCAATCGGACATTACTCAGTGACGTTCTTGAACGGGTCGGACTCGAGCGAATCGACCCTGAGATGAGCTTGGGTGTGAATGGCTCGGGCCTTTCAGGAGGTCAAGCACAGCGCGTCGCGCTGGCGCGAGCCCTGTATCGGCAGGCTGAGCGTTCGGCTTCGTTGGTGTTACTCGACGAGGTCACCAGCGCTGTGGATTCCGACACTGAAGAGGTCGTGTGGGACGCTATCGCCGGATTGGCTAAGGCGGGAGTGTTGTGCCTGGTCGTCAGCCATCGCCTTCGTGCCGGCCAGCGCGCAGACCACACAGTATCGATTGTGCCGACAGGGTTGACTGAGGTGAATCGCTGA
- the cydC gene encoding thiol reductant ABC exporter subunit CydC codes for MPRTVASRALPRRVAMVQAVALGSLAQGAQVALLATSAWLITRAAEQPPILYLTLAIVAVRAFALSRAVFRYLERLHAHHHAFVALEELRVWLYRRLVPLAPAGLWRRGRGDVLTTLGADVDTLQDYPLRVIQPVASAVTVVVLSVGALAVVDYRASALLAAMLILAGVLSIWWQRLVSARADRDVAPARAELADWLMDTIQRRAVLVAFDADEHYYRRARELDDSLRRVERRAAWGQSLIGGAFIVFAGLAVVGVVLIVSPRVAEGGLSGPLFALLVLTPLALFEVFQAIPQAVSAWRRVSSSAERIAQLAPEDHPAGIPVESEDDAEDGPNLAVESLRWDNFAAHWPTQMSSPFAPVTLQARAGERVLIEGPSGVGKSTLASAMVGFIDYTGHCQIDGVELSSMSLAERRRHIVLIEQRPHLFDTSIRHNLSFAAPDADDEELWDVLERVGLLEWVKHRGGLDSLVGESGALVSGGQAQRIALARAFLAKAPIIVLDEPTANVDRAMADALMDDLLTSVGHGPQRIALIISHVPVRDELISRRYLLRDSTAELD; via the coding sequence ATGCCTCGGACTGTCGCATCAAGGGCTCTCCCACGACGTGTGGCCATGGTTCAAGCCGTCGCCCTGGGGAGCCTCGCCCAAGGAGCACAGGTCGCGCTCTTAGCGACATCGGCCTGGTTGATCACCCGGGCCGCTGAGCAACCACCCATTTTGTATCTCACGCTAGCCATCGTCGCCGTGCGGGCTTTCGCGCTCTCGCGCGCGGTCTTTCGCTACCTGGAGCGACTCCACGCCCACCACCACGCGTTCGTCGCACTGGAAGAATTGCGGGTGTGGTTGTATCGCCGGTTGGTCCCTCTCGCACCGGCCGGTCTGTGGCGTCGGGGGCGCGGTGATGTCCTCACCACCTTGGGGGCCGATGTCGACACACTCCAGGATTACCCTTTGCGGGTCATCCAACCTGTCGCGTCAGCGGTCACCGTGGTGGTACTCAGCGTGGGCGCCCTCGCTGTCGTGGATTACCGAGCCAGCGCGCTGTTGGCTGCGATGTTGATCTTGGCCGGCGTGTTGTCCATCTGGTGGCAACGACTGGTGTCGGCCAGGGCAGACCGCGATGTCGCACCAGCTCGTGCCGAGTTGGCCGACTGGCTGATGGATACGATTCAGCGTCGCGCCGTGCTCGTCGCCTTTGATGCGGATGAGCACTACTACCGCCGGGCCCGTGAACTCGATGACTCCCTTCGAAGGGTTGAGCGGAGAGCTGCCTGGGGGCAGAGTCTCATCGGCGGAGCCTTTATTGTGTTCGCCGGCTTGGCCGTGGTCGGTGTCGTCCTCATTGTGTCACCACGGGTGGCAGAGGGGGGACTTTCCGGACCGCTGTTTGCTCTTCTGGTCTTGACCCCGCTGGCGCTCTTCGAAGTGTTTCAGGCAATCCCACAGGCGGTGTCTGCGTGGCGGCGTGTATCTAGCTCGGCCGAGCGCATTGCCCAGCTGGCCCCCGAAGATCATCCTGCGGGCATCCCCGTGGAGAGCGAAGATGATGCCGAGGATGGGCCGAATCTGGCGGTCGAGAGCCTCCGATGGGACAATTTTGCCGCTCATTGGCCCACGCAAATGAGCTCACCTTTTGCTCCCGTCACCCTGCAGGCCAGAGCGGGGGAGCGGGTACTCATCGAAGGCCCAAGCGGGGTCGGTAAATCCACCCTCGCCAGTGCAATGGTCGGATTTATCGACTACACCGGGCACTGCCAGATTGACGGTGTCGAACTTTCGTCGATGTCTTTGGCCGAGCGTCGACGCCATATCGTGCTCATTGAACAGCGGCCGCACCTGTTTGATACGTCAATTCGACACAACCTGTCCTTTGCCGCACCGGACGCTGACGACGAGGAGCTTTGGGACGTTCTGGAGCGTGTGGGCTTGCTCGAATGGGTGAAACACAGAGGAGGACTTGACAGTCTGGTCGGCGAATCGGGTGCCCTGGTGTCGGGTGGTCAAGCCCAACGGATCGCGTTGGCCAGAGCGTTTTTGGCCAAAGCCCCGATTATTGTCCTTGATGAGCCCACCGCCAACGTTGACCGGGCGATGGCTGATGCACTGATGGATGACCTTCTAACCAGTGTGGGCCACGGGCCCCAGCGCATCGCCCTTATCATCTCGCACGTACCTGTCCGAGATGAGCTGATCAGCCGGCGATACCTGCTTCGCGATTCCACGGCAGAGCTCGATTGA
- a CDS encoding aminotransferase class IV produces the protein MSRHHTFLWSGAELVPTESVVAESVVVADSWRVENGRVVALPNHLERFFTGVEPHRRLHESSRQFAQAVLQHLPQTGSWFPRIDLIDTGSQWVFRYQLRPRPTVTDRAVLATARLDPRKHPTTKGPDLEALLAVREEASESGADEAIIVRNGYVCEGAYSTVMAWSPDKRTLYSMGPEEPRIPSVTESLVADIAQSHGVTVLAQRFRPDDLEGLEVWIVSALHGIRHAVSWHSGPNLLAPSGLRDDYQNEWLNRALPWNREAGIAG, from the coding sequence ATGTCTCGGCACCACACGTTCCTTTGGTCAGGCGCCGAGCTTGTTCCCACAGAGTCAGTTGTCGCCGAATCGGTTGTGGTGGCGGACTCGTGGCGTGTAGAAAATGGCAGGGTCGTCGCACTACCCAACCACCTTGAACGGTTCTTCACAGGCGTTGAACCCCACAGGCGTCTGCACGAATCATCGCGCCAATTTGCCCAGGCTGTGCTCCAACACTTACCTCAGACGGGTTCGTGGTTTCCTCGAATTGACCTCATTGACACCGGCTCCCAGTGGGTTTTTCGCTACCAGTTGCGCCCACGGCCCACAGTGACCGATCGTGCAGTGTTGGCTACAGCGCGGCTAGATCCCAGAAAACACCCCACGACAAAAGGGCCCGACCTTGAGGCGCTACTCGCCGTGCGCGAGGAGGCGTCAGAGAGTGGCGCCGATGAGGCGATTATTGTGCGAAATGGTTACGTCTGCGAAGGCGCGTACAGCACAGTCATGGCCTGGTCGCCAGACAAAAGAACCCTCTATTCGATGGGCCCCGAGGAACCACGAATACCGAGCGTCACCGAATCACTCGTGGCCGACATTGCACAATCTCACGGTGTCACTGTCCTCGCACAGCGTTTTCGACCCGACGACCTGGAAGGTTTAGAAGTGTGGATCGTCTCAGCCCTCCACGGAATCCGACACGCGGTCTCGTGGCATAGCGGACCGAACCTGTTGGCACCCTCCGGTCTGCGAGACGACTACCAGAATGAATGGCTCAATCGAGCTCTGCCGTGGAATCGCGAAGCAGGTATCGCCGGCTGA